The DNA region GTAGGCGATTTTCTAATTTCTGGCTCCAAAGCCTTTAAGACTATTTCTAAGTATTTTTCTGAAGGAAATTTCAAACGGATAGTAGCCTTTGTCTTCATGCTTCCTGTTACTCTGCTTCTTCTTCCGTCGCTTTCACAACTTCCTCTAATGGTGCCCCTTTAGCCACGCGTTTCGCTACGATTCCAAGTTTTGTGGTTGGTGTGTATGCTCCACCAGTGAAAGTGAATCCGCATTTTTTGCATTTCCAAACGCCAACGCTTTCTCTTTTGACGCGTGAAAATCCACATCGTGGGCACACGTGTGGCTTTTTCATTTCTGTAATTACCTTGATGTAGCGCTTTCTAACAGTGGCGCCGTAACGTGGTCCAAGTCCTCGTGTTGGCCCAACCTTTTTAGTTCTTTTTCCCATTTTTCTCACCATTTCAGTTTTTTACGCATTTCTTCAGCTTTTTCTTTAGCTATTTTGGCGGCTTCGAAAACTTGTTCTTGTGTGAAATATCCACTGCCGCCTTTCTGTAATGCGCAGATGTTTCCGTCGTCGTCGATTGCTATTGAAAGCCTAGAATCCATTACTTGTTCTTCTTCGAGGCAAGGGTCAACGATTAGTTTGTCGTTTATCTTAGCGAACGTGACGGTTATGGGGCGCTTTTTCAATGGAAGTGGAGTGTATCCCGACTTTAATTTCACTTCGCCTTCTTCGACTTCATAGTTGGGCATTTTCGTGTTGAGCAAAGCAGCCATTGCAGCTAATGCTGAAGCATCTATCAAGTTTCCATCGTGATTAAGCACATAAACATCAACGAAAACGACAAACACTTTTTCGCCGGGTTCGATGCAAAGTTTTTCTGTGTCAATAGCTTTTGATTCTCTTATTCCTCTGTCGACAATTCTTGCAAGTTCAATGGAGTTTTCGTCTGGTGGCCCGGGTTCAAAAGTTGATGAAGCTAAAGGCACAAGTTCAGCGTTTACTGTTAAAACTCCTTCGTTCGGCGTGTCTGGAAACGGTTCACCCGTTTCAATTTTTGTTCCCACCATCACTTCTGTTTTTCCAAGCAACACCCTTGCCGAGCCTTCTGCACGTTCTATTAATCCTTGCTCTAACTTTATTTCGCGGTAGTCTGTTAATTCTCTACCATCCAAGCGTTTTCCTTTAGCGATTAACTGCGCAATCTGTTTCTGTTTTACTCGTGTGATTATTGACGACATTACTCTTCAGCCTCCTCTTTGACGCTTACATATTTAAGTTTCAAAGCTTCTTTTTGTAACGTGTAGATTTTTTTGCACCCTTCAATTGCCATATTCACAGCTTTCTCGAACTCTTCCAAGGTTAGTATTCCATCCATCTGCAGAAGCGTTATAGCGTTTAAATTTGGCATTAAAGCGACTGGCACATCTGCTGTCCCTATTTTATCTTCTGTATCCATCAAATCCAATACTATGGTATCATCAGCCTTTCCAGCAGCGCATGCAGCGACCAAATCGCGCATTGGAATGCCTGCATCTGCTAAAGCTAAAGATGCAGCGGTTATGCTTGCACATCTTGTGCCGCCATCTGCTTGCAAAACTTCCACGAAGATGTCTATGCCTGTTCTTGGGTAGTATTCGAGAAAAATTGCTGGTTCCAGTGATTCTCTTATGACTTTTGAAAGTTCAATTTCTCTTCTTGATGGTGCAGGTGATTTGCGTTCTTGAACTGAGAAGGGTGCCATGTGGTAGCGGCATCTTAAAACCATTCGGTCTTGAAGTGCCAAATGTTTCGGGTGTAATTCTTTCGGACCGAACACTGCGGCTAAAATTTTATTTTTTCCTTGTTCAATGTATGCTGAACCGTCAGCGTTTGACAAAATTCCTACTTCAATTTTTATCGGTCTTAACTCGTCTGGTTTTCTTCCGTCCAGTCTTAAACCTTTTTTATCAATTAACTTTTCAGTTTTCTGACTCATTTTTAACTTTCCCCCGTTTTGTTTTTTCTTGTTTAATCATTTGGGTTATGCGGTCTGTCAAACCGCTCGTGTGAGATTCTTCC from Candidatus Bathyarchaeota archaeon A05DMB-5 includes:
- a CDS encoding 50S ribosomal protein L37ae; translated protein: MGKRTKKVGPTRGLGPRYGATVRKRYIKVITEMKKPHVCPRCGFSRVKRESVGVWKCKKCGFTFTGGAYTPTTKLGIVAKRVAKGAPLEEVVKATEEEAE
- a CDS encoding exosome complex protein Rrp42; this encodes MSSIITRVKQKQIAQLIAKGKRLDGRELTDYREIKLEQGLIERAEGSARVLLGKTEVMVGTKIETGEPFPDTPNEGVLTVNAELVPLASSTFEPGPPDENSIELARIVDRGIRESKAIDTEKLCIEPGEKVFVVFVDVYVLNHDGNLIDASALAAMAALLNTKMPNYEVEEGEVKLKSGYTPLPLKKRPITVTFAKINDKLIVDPCLEEEQVMDSRLSIAIDDDGNICALQKGGSGYFTQEQVFEAAKIAKEKAEEMRKKLKW
- a CDS encoding exosome complex exonuclease Rrp41, yielding MSQKTEKLIDKKGLRLDGRKPDELRPIKIEVGILSNADGSAYIEQGKNKILAAVFGPKELHPKHLALQDRMVLRCRYHMAPFSVQERKSPAPSRREIELSKVIRESLEPAIFLEYYPRTGIDIFVEVLQADGGTRCASITAASLALADAGIPMRDLVAACAAGKADDTIVLDLMDTEDKIGTADVPVALMPNLNAITLLQMDGILTLEEFEKAVNMAIEGCKKIYTLQKEALKLKYVSVKEEAEE